A DNA window from Ferrimicrobium sp. contains the following coding sequences:
- a CDS encoding class F sortase has product MKLLALGATLAIITGGILTYEGIHNSEAAKINRLTTKDHQRARRLAVQTTNTPKPSTNPITLVPFTPTVQGQVATISIPALDISAPVLSESPVNGALTIPPDVHNVGWDSQTPTPGNPGVTLLAGHVNWVGQGEGALGEIGQLVPGDQVILNWGGHQSTWQITTKPTLSPNTVAHPELFTNQGTPTLALVTCGGPFTEIPGVGGSYADNVIVEA; this is encoded by the coding sequence ATGAAGCTCCTCGCCCTTGGGGCAACGTTAGCCATCATCACCGGAGGCATCCTCACCTATGAGGGTATCCACAACTCAGAGGCCGCCAAGATCAACCGCCTCACCACCAAAGATCACCAACGTGCAAGACGCCTCGCAGTCCAGACAACCAACACCCCTAAACCCTCCACCAACCCCATAACCCTTGTCCCCTTCACCCCAACCGTGCAAGGACAGGTCGCTACCATCTCTATCCCAGCCCTTGACATCTCGGCCCCCGTCCTCTCAGAGAGCCCCGTCAACGGAGCCCTCACCATCCCCCCAGATGTCCACAACGTCGGCTGGGATTCCCAAACCCCAACCCCAGGCAACCCTGGTGTCACCCTTTTGGCCGGACACGTCAACTGGGTAGGCCAAGGAGAGGGAGCCCTTGGCGAGATCGGCCAACTGGTCCCCGGTGACCAAGTGATCCTCAACTGGGGTGGACACCAGAGCACCTGGCAAATCACCACCAAGCCAACGCTCTCACCCAACACCGTTGCTCACCCTGAGCTCTTTACCAACCAAGGCACACCAACCCTGGCCCTTGTCACCTGCGGTGGCCCCTTCACCGAGATCCCTGGTGTGGGTGGCTCCTATGCCGACAACGTCATCGTGGAGGCGAG